A stretch of DNA from Glycine max cultivar Williams 82 chromosome 18, Glycine_max_v4.0, whole genome shotgun sequence:
GGGAAAGCCAATAACTAAGTCTCTAAAATGTTTAGTAGAGCACACCTGCTTTAGATAGTCTTGAAAAGCCGTAAAAAATCAGGCACCTTGATACCCGAAAATGTGCAGACACAATCACCTTATACATGCACAGTTTCCACCATGTAACATCTTGTCTTACAACGTTTTCTACACACATACTAATTTTTCCACCCACAAATCTCCTTGTTCAGAGAATAGTATGCAAGAACATCATTTTTGGTGTTTACCCCGAATAAAGTTATTCGGATTTAGTTCACTGAGACCGAgtcatttaatttgttattgatgtgCCAGCAACTTCTATTGTCATGGCAAAATTAGGCTTCTTGTTTACCTTGGATTTCATCATCATTGGCTAAATGGAATTGTCTTCACTCTATAGCCACTAAGGAACTTTCAGTTCTATGGAGGCAGTTTCATTGTGAAAATTCTATATATCAAGGCCGTTAGACCAAAATTGCACCGTATGTAAAAGAATTCCTTGCTACAAATAAATTAGTgcaaaatgaaaacattttttaatcgtTTGCTCTTAGGATAACTTCATAAAATAATCAAGTGATTCCATATCAAAGCAATTTGAAGTTTTGAAcccaattttttataatacaaatcAGCTGTATGAGTAACATTTTCCTATAGCAGTACAATAAGTAGCAAATCAATCGGTACTACTTAGTACTTACACAAAATGATATAAACAAAtgtattaattaaaacaaaatgtacGATTTTTGTATCATATAATAAAGCAGAAGGAATTTATCAAAACTCAAGTACAAAGTTGAGCACACAATTCATAGATCTGGGGATCGGTCGGATTTTGCATATAATATGTACTGGATTTTCCATTGCTTGAGCATATCAAGTTCAGCTGGTTGCCAATCTGCTCTGTCTACAATATGGTATTTAACAAATATTAAGAGTGTATTTGATTTAGAggatgaaaatagaagaaattgtTTTGAACTAAAattgaatgtaaaaaatgtgAGTCCCAAAGAAAAGTACAAAAATTCTCTATAATATTATTTCTCTCCTCTCTACCAAACACACCATAATACACACATCCACACACAAGTatcacaacaacaataatatgcGTTATAACACTTAAAAAAACGCACTATAAGAACCATAAAAGTTAAAGGATAACATCATGATGAACATTGTTGTTTTTTCTCTCCTAATTCCTTACTAACTGACAATTCAGATGAACATATTTCAGCACAAATGCTTACCACAACACAAGATGAAGATTTTGGTGGATTGCAGTTCCATCTTGAAGTTGGAACACAAGACAGATAATGGCACCAGGAGCAGTAATCATTTGCATCAATACCACGGAGAAGTGCAATCAGACCAGTGGTAAACCTGTCAAGTATAATCTGTTATGCATAAACTGAACTAAATAATCAAAATGACAgaatgaaagtgaaaagaaaagtaatGGTTTGTACAAGATGATGGACCAGGCAAAAGTTGCAATGCAAGCATGCCTAGAGTTTGTGATGTGCCACAACACACCCTATTTATAATCTTCAGTCCATTTGTGACTAGAAGATTGACCAAAGTCACTTTATTAAGTTATAGAAGTTTGGTctcattatattttgttatgctTTAGAAGGTGAATCAAAAAGCAACTCCCAAAACTTTGCCTACCTTAACTACTTGGATCATGCTATGTGTCAACATGATTAATAATTTCCAAGTACCTTTACATATACTCTTTCTAGAGCAACTTATATATTAGAAATATGAGACTTCAGCTTATCAGAATTCTCAGATGAGATGCTATGATAAAAAATACACGTCACACCAACGTATTGTGACCATACACCATAGAGCTCAAAATAAAAAGAGGTCTACCGTATAATAACATAGTGTAAAATGATTGATTAAGAGATAGTATAGAAGTACTGCAAGTATATGTAGAGTGAATGAAGTAAACTAGCAAGCACTCATACACTTAAGTGGTTGCAACAGCCAACTAATAGGACTAACGACTTATACTAACTACTAAATGTAAACCAGTATAACTACCTATGCTAACTGTAAATTTAGTTACATTCAAGTTGAATTTTGTCACGGCTTACCCAACAATTAACAGGATCAGGGCTAGGATCCAGGAGATGCACTGatatttgttgaattttggtttaattaatGTTGGAGAATATGGCTGAGGAGCATTTCGTTGCTTAATCCATCCAAACTGGGGACGGATCAAGAACACAAATCCAAGAAGAAATCCTGAAAGAAACCCTCCAATATGAGCAAAGTTGTCCACATGTGGGAGAACCCCCACTGCTAGATTGATAGCAATGACAAACACAAAAGTGAAGAGAGCTCCTAGCTGCACATGACAAGAAAatctaaatcaaattaatagatTGCTTTCAAGAGCACATCTCTTCCTTTTGTGATATTCACATttcaaatatgaataatttaataaggCACCTTTTTTTCATACAATGACCAGTTAGTAAGGAGTTCTGAAAGCATGCCTCCTAGTAAGCCAAAAAGAGCACCAGAAGCACCAACAGAGACTTTTTCCCCAATGAAAAGAGCAGAAAGCAAGCTACCCCCAAATCCAGAAATGACAAATAGCAATCCAATAAGCACTGCAATACAACTACACAATAATTAGGAAATAATGTTTACAAAACATGCAAATAATATCCTAATGAGAAAAACCATGTTTAGATAAACTTAATCTATAAACACATTtacaagagagagaaaaaagataaaatgaattgaatttctctcataaattaaaatcaacttatttactTCTCTTTTAAAGAAGTTCACTCCTTTAACTTCTCCAAAAGCTGAAGTGTATAAGTTGAATTTAGTTTATGGATGAAACTCAATTTATTTcaccttcttatttttttatataattgtttatgaagaagtttatcttttttgttgCTGGTACAATATGAAGATTAATCTTGGTTGGAGCAAATCTTTTGCTCTTCCCTTGTCCCCCGATTATTAACACATATTCTCTTTGCCTATAAAAAAACCAATATGAAGATTAAAACAAACAGCAACAACCAACCGACAGACAAACAAATTGTCCCTCAAAAACACATTACAATatgaagaagtttatccaaCTAAGACCAAAGTTATACTTCCTAGAAAAGaagctaaaagaaaaatatactgtCATTGTAAATTTATCTTAGGATTCTTCAGGCCTATATATAACTCTAGAAAAGAATAACCTGTTAATTATTTTGCAAGACAAATATGAATGTCACACATACCGAACCCAAATTCTTTCTCAAGCTGAATTCCAACCACTAGAAGACCAAACATATTTGCCACTAGATGGAATACTCCACCATGTAGCCACATGCAAGTGATGAGGCGCCAACCCTGGTGTCTGTGAACCACTTTGTTCGCATCCAGAGCCCCCATTTTCCGTAGCCTGAACAGTTAACAAGCACAaagttcttaaatttttattacgGCAACAAATAATTTACAACTAGCACAATCTGTATTTTCTACCAGTTCACCAAAACCATTTATAACAGCAATTTCATGTCAGCAGTACTTGTTACCAACTACTATCTCAAGCTTAAACTATTTAGTTAAAGACACTAAAATGGTCCT
This window harbors:
- the LOC100799152 gene encoding RHOMBOID-like protein 1, translating into MHIAPHSSMAMEGELQPSQVQLRVNSRQWRKVVNVHSMEIDPSFTSKVEHREVKHFKEWFPWLIPFFVIANVIVFIITMYVNDCSKTLATCIAPFLGRFSFQPFNENPLLGPSLITLRKMGALDANKVVHRHQGWRLITCMWLHGGVFHLVANMFGLLVVGIQLEKEFGFVLIGLLFVISGFGGSLLSALFIGEKVSVGASGALFGLLGGMLSELLTNWSLYEKKLGALFTFVFVIAINLAVGVLPHVDNFAHIGGFLSGFLLGFVFLIRPQFGWIKQRNAPQPYSPTLIKPKFNKYQCISWILALILLIVGFTTGLIALLRGIDANDYCSWCHYLSCVPTSRWNCNPPKSSSCVVTEQIGNQLNLICSSNGKSSTYYMQNPTDPQIYELCAQLCT